In the genome of Marinilactibacillus sp. Marseille-P9653, one region contains:
- a CDS encoding metal ABC transporter solute-binding protein, Zn/Mn family: MKKLIGFMMFMSMLLLTACSSEQEVQKTSEEPINVVATTTMIADLVRNIGGEYVDVTGLMGPGVDPHTYQPSASDVYTMDEADMIVYNGLHLEAQFIEMFEQFESRGVPTAVISEGIPSSEYQTVGGEGSTEYDPHIWFSVNNWIDASEYVAEQLAEYDPEHATIYGANAQAYVSELTELSDYIKTRIEEVPEQSRYLVTAHDAFQYFGREFHFEVVGLQGVNTQTEAGTGDISGLANFIAEHEISAVFVESSVSSRNIEALIEAVSSRGQELHNAGELYSDALGDEQHGTETYIKMYRSNIDTIVDALNGSEN, translated from the coding sequence ATGAAAAAACTAATCGGATTTATGATGTTCATGAGCATGCTGCTACTGACAGCGTGTTCGAGTGAGCAAGAAGTACAAAAAACAAGTGAAGAACCAATCAATGTGGTCGCAACAACTACGATGATCGCAGACCTGGTTCGAAATATTGGTGGAGAATATGTAGATGTTACTGGGCTCATGGGTCCAGGAGTTGATCCACACACTTATCAACCTTCCGCTTCAGATGTTTATACAATGGACGAGGCAGACATGATCGTTTATAACGGATTGCATCTTGAAGCGCAATTCATCGAAATGTTTGAACAGTTTGAATCTAGAGGCGTGCCTACAGCCGTTATTTCCGAAGGTATTCCAAGTAGCGAGTATCAAACGGTCGGTGGCGAAGGTAGCACGGAGTACGATCCGCATATCTGGTTCAGCGTAAATAATTGGATCGATGCTTCAGAATATGTCGCAGAACAACTTGCTGAATATGATCCGGAACATGCAACAATCTACGGAGCAAATGCTCAAGCATACGTCAGTGAGCTGACAGAGTTATCAGACTATATTAAGACAAGAATTGAAGAAGTTCCAGAACAGTCTCGCTACCTGGTTACCGCGCATGATGCGTTCCAGTACTTTGGCCGAGAATTCCATTTTGAAGTCGTAGGACTTCAAGGGGTGAATACCCAGACCGAAGCAGGGACTGGCGATATCAGTGGTTTAGCAAACTTCATTGCAGAGCATGAAATTAGTGCGGTGTTTGTAGAAAGCTCCGTTTCTTCTAGAAACATTGAAGCGCTGATTGAAGCGGTTAGCAGTAGAGGGCAAGAACTGCATAACGCAGGAGAACTGTATTCGGATGCGCTAGGTGATGAACAGCACGGTACAGAAACCTATATTAAAATGTACCGCTCCAATATTGATACAATCGTAGATGCTTTGAACGGCTCAGAAAATTAA
- a CDS encoding metal-dependent transcriptional regulator, translating to MTPNKEDYIKAIYEHGGESDVVTNKSLVKALSVSAASVTEMNGRLLKEGLLTHTPYQGVRLTPEGLQIAHKLIRKHRLWEVFLSEKLGYDWNEVHADADLLEHASSDALIERLDLFLGEPQYDPHGGVIPNKDGTTEKMDHTPLVEIKTGTHFVIKEVNDQQEFLEYLLHKNVQLGNEYVLKEIEPYEGPLTLQSTEGLETIISHKAAFKILVKIVS from the coding sequence ATGACACCAAACAAAGAAGACTATATTAAAGCAATCTATGAGCACGGCGGCGAGAGTGATGTCGTTACAAATAAAAGCCTAGTGAAGGCTCTATCGGTCTCAGCAGCTTCTGTAACTGAAATGAATGGTCGACTCTTAAAAGAGGGTTTGCTGACGCATACACCCTACCAAGGCGTGCGACTCACTCCTGAAGGACTACAAATCGCCCATAAACTCATTCGTAAGCACCGTCTCTGGGAAGTTTTCTTGTCAGAAAAATTGGGCTATGACTGGAATGAAGTCCATGCAGATGCAGATCTACTGGAACATGCTTCATCTGATGCCTTGATTGAAAGGCTCGATCTCTTTTTAGGTGAACCACAATATGATCCTCACGGTGGCGTGATTCCAAATAAAGATGGAACGACTGAAAAAATGGATCATACACCACTTGTCGAGATCAAGACAGGCACCCACTTTGTCATCAAAGAAGTCAATGATCAGCAAGAGTTCCTGGAATATCTACTGCATAAAAATGTTCAGCTAGGAAACGAATATGTTTTAAAGGAAATTGAACCATACGAAGGTCCATTGACCTTGCAGTCTACTGAGGGTCTAGAGACCATTATCAGTCATAAAGCAGCCTTTAAAATACTCGTAAAAATAGTATCCTAA
- the pulA gene encoding type I pullulanase: protein MKKTFDSIQQKIVYLEEQAYDQADLGLTYSKETSTFKVWSPLAVSVTLNLYQTGNVDDETLIEQIEMVEKDNVWTVTIDRDLAGQFYTYQFQHSSGTQTETQDIYSKAVGLNGNRSAILDLSATDPTDWSNDRPVRQSSITEAMIWEVHVEDFSSYEQAGFSEDYRGKYLAFTETDTYLNHDPSSEAPTGVQYLKSLGVNYVHLLPAFDFDNDEMSSQYNWGYDPKNYMVPEGKYSLNPSDPASRINEFKQMVQSLHKQDIGVVLDVVYNHTFTYDDSCFQSTVPDYYYRQDEQGNITNGSGCGNETASERKMMRKYMIDSLLFWAKEYHLDGFRFDLMGLHDVDTMNDIRKAFNEAGMEDLLLYGEPWNAGSVEIHEPNVPADKFHVQQLADGIAIFNDDFRDSIKGPVFDEHKGSFLQGANGYEDSAYMNGDLIGGLLANTQSVVGDFSLPEEKAWAKNPNQVVNYSSAHDNLPLYDKLVLTLRDDENFDRHEEVIQVNKLNAALLFTAQGGIFMQAGEEFGRTKFGDENSFNSPIETNQLNWSQVEENKDLLDYYKGMIQIRKAYAPLRDRTNQTAEKMHFTELRENLIAYTIPNTLEENPVWSQMAVIMNTSLTPETIQLHSSLPLPEEWTIIANRHTAGTESLGVQVGQELIINPREVLILVAD from the coding sequence TTGAAAAAAACATTTGATTCTATTCAACAGAAAATTGTCTACTTAGAAGAACAGGCATATGACCAAGCTGATCTTGGTTTAACGTATTCCAAAGAAACATCCACTTTCAAAGTATGGTCTCCACTTGCAGTATCTGTAACCTTGAACCTCTATCAAACTGGAAATGTCGATGATGAAACTTTGATTGAACAGATTGAAATGGTTGAAAAAGATAATGTTTGGACAGTCACGATTGATCGAGATCTAGCTGGACAATTTTACACTTATCAATTCCAGCATAGTTCAGGAACACAGACGGAAACTCAAGATATCTATAGTAAAGCAGTTGGCCTTAATGGCAATCGGTCCGCAATCTTAGATTTATCCGCTACTGATCCAACAGATTGGTCTAACGATCGTCCTGTTAGACAATCTTCAATCACAGAAGCGATGATTTGGGAAGTACATGTGGAAGATTTTTCCAGTTATGAACAGGCTGGGTTTTCAGAAGACTATCGAGGAAAGTATTTAGCCTTTACTGAAACAGACACTTATTTGAATCATGACCCCTCTTCAGAAGCTCCAACAGGTGTTCAATATCTGAAATCTCTTGGCGTGAATTATGTGCACCTCCTTCCCGCTTTCGATTTTGATAATGATGAAATGAGCTCACAATACAACTGGGGCTATGATCCAAAGAATTATATGGTTCCCGAAGGCAAATATAGTTTAAATCCTAGCGATCCAGCTTCACGCATCAATGAATTCAAACAAATGGTTCAGAGCCTGCACAAGCAAGATATCGGAGTTGTACTAGATGTCGTTTATAATCACACCTTTACTTATGACGATTCTTGTTTCCAGTCCACTGTTCCTGATTATTACTACCGTCAAGATGAACAAGGCAACATCACGAATGGATCTGGTTGTGGCAATGAAACGGCTAGTGAACGAAAAATGATGCGTAAATACATGATTGATTCGCTCCTTTTCTGGGCTAAAGAATATCATTTAGATGGATTCAGATTTGACCTTATGGGCTTACATGATGTGGATACGATGAACGATATCCGAAAAGCATTCAATGAAGCCGGTATGGAAGATCTCCTTCTTTACGGGGAACCTTGGAATGCTGGTAGCGTGGAAATCCATGAGCCTAATGTGCCTGCTGATAAATTTCATGTCCAGCAGCTTGCTGATGGCATCGCGATATTTAATGATGATTTTCGTGACTCTATCAAAGGGCCAGTATTTGACGAGCACAAAGGCTCATTTCTTCAAGGCGCTAATGGATATGAAGACAGTGCCTATATGAACGGTGATTTGATTGGTGGCTTACTAGCAAATACTCAAAGTGTCGTAGGTGACTTTTCTCTTCCGGAAGAAAAAGCTTGGGCTAAAAATCCGAATCAAGTCGTCAACTACTCTTCTGCACATGATAATTTACCTTTATATGACAAACTCGTACTAACACTGAGAGACGATGAAAACTTTGATCGCCACGAAGAAGTGATTCAAGTAAATAAACTGAACGCGGCTTTACTATTTACTGCTCAAGGTGGTATTTTCATGCAAGCCGGCGAAGAGTTCGGACGTACGAAATTTGGTGACGAAAATAGTTTTAATTCTCCTATAGAAACGAATCAACTAAACTGGTCTCAAGTGGAAGAAAACAAAGATTTACTGGATTACTACAAAGGGATGATCCAGATCAGAAAGGCTTACGCTCCATTAAGAGATAGAACAAACCAGACTGCTGAGAAAATGCATTTCACAGAACTTAGAGAAAATCTGATTGCTTATACCATTCCAAATACGTTAGAAGAAAACCCTGTATGGTCACAAATGGCCGTTATCATGAATACGAGCTTAACGCCTGAAACCATTCAACTCCATTCTTCTCTTCCTTTACCAGAAGAATGGACAATCATTGCGAACAGGCATACCGCTGGAACAGAATCTTTAGGAGTACAAGTTGGACAAGAATTGATTATCAATCCAAGAGAAGTATTAATCCTAGTAGCTGACTGA
- a CDS encoding cupin domain-containing protein: protein MIQQILLEENQLYPNNGLPVLVYPEGFKDLVNQNHPAQAVIDQLAEHQYTNSWVNGIFDYHHFHSNTHEVLVCLSGEATVQLGGPSSKTIMLTQGDVILLPAGTAHKRLKASKDFSIVGAYPNGKEFNTYKEKDVQSEEQFWKIKREVKKVDLPQRDPVQGKNGAVQKYWG from the coding sequence ATGATACAACAAATCCTTCTTGAAGAGAATCAACTTTATCCTAATAATGGTCTGCCAGTATTAGTTTATCCTGAGGGCTTTAAAGACTTAGTCAATCAAAATCACCCAGCACAGGCTGTAATAGACCAGTTGGCGGAACATCAGTATACAAATTCATGGGTAAACGGTATTTTTGATTACCATCACTTTCATTCAAATACCCACGAAGTATTAGTTTGTCTGTCGGGAGAAGCAACTGTCCAACTCGGAGGACCTAGCAGCAAAACCATTATGCTCACTCAAGGAGACGTGATTCTACTACCAGCTGGAACTGCTCATAAAAGACTGAAAGCTTCTAAAGATTTTAGTATTGTGGGTGCCTATCCAAATGGCAAAGAGTTCAATACGTACAAAGAGAAGGACGTTCAATCTGAAGAACAGTTTTGGAAAATCAAAAGAGAAGTGAAGAAAGTTGACTTACCTCAAAGAGATCCTGTTCAAGGTAAGAACGGTGCTGTTCAAAAATACTGGGGCTAG
- a CDS encoding SDR family NAD(P)-dependent oxidoreductase: MDLGIKGKIALVTGSDSGIGKATAKQLLSEGAIVILTDKQEDQLKKVAEELKDLGTVYAYPADITEIDSIKALHDYIKEAVGEIDILVQNAGTSGVQGLFHEIDDAGWVETIEVDLLGPVRVTREFLPDLRNGGWGRIVYLASENAVQPYKDELPYDSAKAGVLSFAKGLSRSYAKEGLLVNVVSPAFIETPMTDEMMEKRSEKMGVSFDEAVESFLDEERPHLELKRRGKAEEVAAVISFLCSDRASFVNGSNYRVDAGSVATIN; encoded by the coding sequence ATGGATTTAGGCATCAAAGGTAAAATTGCACTGGTTACGGGTTCCGATTCAGGTATCGGAAAAGCAACAGCAAAACAATTGCTGTCCGAAGGGGCAATTGTTATTTTGACGGATAAACAAGAAGATCAGCTAAAAAAAGTCGCTGAAGAATTAAAAGATTTAGGTACTGTCTACGCTTATCCGGCAGATATTACGGAGATTGATAGTATAAAAGCACTGCACGACTATATAAAAGAAGCCGTTGGAGAGATTGATATTCTAGTTCAAAATGCTGGGACTTCTGGCGTTCAAGGTTTGTTCCACGAGATCGACGATGCTGGATGGGTAGAAACCATTGAAGTCGATTTGCTTGGACCTGTACGTGTAACGAGAGAATTTTTACCTGACCTGAGAAATGGTGGTTGGGGACGTATCGTTTACCTAGCTTCTGAAAATGCTGTACAACCTTATAAAGACGAATTACCTTATGACTCCGCAAAAGCTGGCGTTCTTTCCTTTGCCAAGGGGTTATCTCGTTCTTATGCAAAAGAAGGCTTACTTGTAAATGTCGTATCTCCTGCCTTTATTGAAACCCCAATGACGGATGAAATGATGGAAAAACGCTCAGAGAAAATGGGTGTTTCATTTGACGAAGCCGTGGAGTCTTTCTTAGACGAAGAAAGACCGCATCTTGAATTGAAACGTCGCGGTAAAGCCGAAGAAGTTGCGGCAGTAATTTCATTCTTATGTTCAGACAGAGCTTCGTTCGTTAACGGTTCAAATTATAGAGTAGATGCTGGTTCAGTAGCTACAATCAACTAA
- a CDS encoding NAD(P)/FAD-dependent oxidoreductase, giving the protein MEKEKIYFDYVIVGGGIAAGNAVAGIREVDKAGTIGIISADSDRPYERPALSKKLWTDDTFTTDQIFYNVREEHQATLMLETEVTSIDKESHTVTTHNGDVFKYKKLLLVTGGEPQMIDGPEDDQVFAFRSFEDYTKLRSLSGDHQHVAVVGGSYIGTELAANLALNNTKVTLIYPQSTLGDNRFPEEIAKEYEQTYKDHGIEMISKTRAEKYTKEGDKLVLHLDNGNTVEADSIVLGLGVTPVLDLAKDAGLDIDDGVIVDEYLRTSDPDIYSAGDIASYPDPILGRQRIEHVDHARNSGTAVGKIMAGINKPYDHTPYFYSMIFDISWKAIGTLDLSLDLLIDEVDGGKVVYYLKEDKPVGILTWNVEPDLDKVRELIDNPPASSELLKGAVRNQED; this is encoded by the coding sequence ATGGAAAAAGAAAAAATTTATTTTGATTATGTAATCGTCGGTGGTGGGATTGCAGCCGGGAACGCTGTAGCTGGAATTCGTGAAGTCGACAAAGCTGGAACAATCGGCATCATTTCTGCTGATTCTGACAGACCATACGAGCGTCCTGCGTTATCTAAAAAATTATGGACAGACGACACTTTCACAACAGATCAAATTTTCTACAACGTCCGTGAAGAGCATCAAGCGACACTCATGCTTGAAACAGAAGTGACTTCTATCGATAAAGAATCTCATACCGTGACAACGCATAATGGTGATGTCTTTAAATATAAAAAATTACTACTCGTTACTGGAGGCGAGCCTCAAATGATCGATGGCCCTGAAGATGATCAAGTTTTTGCGTTCAGATCATTTGAAGACTACACTAAACTACGTAGCCTTTCGGGAGATCATCAACATGTTGCCGTTGTGGGTGGTAGTTATATTGGTACAGAACTTGCTGCCAATCTAGCTCTAAATAATACAAAAGTCACATTGATTTATCCACAAAGTACTTTAGGCGACAACCGGTTCCCAGAAGAGATTGCTAAAGAATATGAACAGACTTATAAAGATCATGGTATCGAAATGATCAGTAAGACACGTGCAGAAAAATATACAAAAGAAGGCGACAAGCTGGTTCTTCATTTAGATAACGGAAACACTGTAGAGGCAGACTCTATTGTTTTAGGATTAGGCGTAACCCCTGTACTGGACTTAGCAAAAGATGCTGGCCTTGATATAGATGATGGCGTAATCGTTGACGAGTACCTTCGCACATCAGATCCCGATATCTATTCAGCAGGTGACATCGCTTCTTATCCTGACCCGATTCTCGGAAGACAGCGTATCGAACATGTGGACCATGCTAGAAATTCAGGTACTGCAGTAGGTAAAATTATGGCTGGCATTAATAAACCTTATGACCATACTCCATACTTCTATTCTATGATCTTTGATATTTCTTGGAAAGCAATTGGAACACTCGATTTATCATTAGATTTACTCATTGATGAAGTAGATGGTGGAAAAGTCGTTTATTACCTTAAAGAAGACAAACCTGTCGGAATTCTGACCTGGAATGTTGAACCAGATCTTGATAAAGTTCGTGAGCTGATTGATAACCCTCCTGCATCTTCAGAATTACTAAAAGGTGCTGTTCGCAATCAAGAAGATTAA
- a CDS encoding ABC transporter ATP-binding protein, with protein MKRYNKRIEMILKGFKEVYTIEPRMPYIMVIDGLMTAIFPFISLIFTAIVLNQLIKGASFESLIPTISLALATGFIISLISSGMMHYKDSVRKIALDKKSMRINQESIFMDYEYIENQKVHDLRSHLELAEMTGGRGLYALFFVEDLVQQFVTLLTSMVLLISLFLTQVDNDSPYAFIDSPIIVLFLLIMFVAYYMYSSKLYQDIMAAFSKYMKDVEKGNNMFGFIYGQLLNYQSGKEIRLYHQQQLYEKTFKEMGIAVDESTTFMGKSENKNTIILQSLIHLLLGLGFLFVGIKVLGGAIQPGAIVIYLGAISNFINGFSEFSSNISRVLGNSELLEKYFEFMNLKDVKPVGTLPVEKRVDNEYELEVRDVSFKYPGTKEYALKNVSLKLSIGKKVAIVGMNGSGKTTLIKLLSRLYDPTEGQILLNGIDIKKYNYDEYLDLFSVVFQDFSLFSFDLAQNVAASTEYNEKNIHVALEQAGFSERYDKFKKGLKTSLYQDFDKEGVEISGGEAQKIAMARALYKDAPIIILDEPTAALDPISEFKIYANFNEIVGNKTAIYISHRLSSCRFCDEIIVFDNGEMIQRGAHDHLVKDLNGKYYELWNAQAQYYAEEEVEEWILT; from the coding sequence ATGAAGCGATATAATAAAAGGATAGAAATGATTTTAAAAGGATTCAAAGAAGTTTATACTATTGAACCCAGAATGCCTTATATTATGGTTATAGATGGTCTAATGACGGCGATTTTCCCTTTTATTTCTTTGATTTTTACAGCAATCGTATTAAACCAGCTAATAAAGGGTGCTTCTTTTGAATCACTCATACCAACGATTAGTTTAGCTTTAGCTACTGGATTTATCATATCCTTGATTTCAAGCGGTATGATGCACTACAAAGATTCTGTACGTAAGATTGCTTTGGATAAAAAAAGTATGAGAATCAATCAGGAAAGTATTTTTATGGATTATGAGTATATAGAAAATCAAAAGGTACATGATTTACGTAGTCACTTGGAGTTAGCAGAAATGACTGGTGGGAGAGGTTTGTATGCATTATTCTTTGTGGAAGACTTAGTTCAACAATTTGTAACACTACTAACTTCAATGGTGTTACTTATAAGCTTGTTTCTTACCCAAGTTGATAACGACAGTCCCTATGCATTCATAGATAGTCCTATAATAGTTTTATTTCTATTGATTATGTTTGTTGCTTATTATATGTATAGCTCTAAACTTTACCAAGATATAATGGCTGCTTTTTCTAAATATATGAAAGACGTAGAAAAAGGGAATAACATGTTTGGATTTATCTATGGTCAACTTCTAAATTATCAGTCTGGGAAAGAAATTAGGCTGTACCATCAGCAGCAATTGTACGAGAAAACCTTTAAAGAAATGGGTATTGCTGTAGATGAGTCGACTACCTTTATGGGGAAAAGTGAAAATAAAAATACGATCATTTTACAATCGCTCATTCATCTACTCTTAGGTTTAGGATTTTTATTTGTTGGAATAAAAGTTTTAGGAGGCGCTATTCAACCAGGGGCAATTGTCATTTATTTAGGTGCAATATCCAATTTCATTAATGGCTTTTCAGAATTTTCTTCGAACATATCTAGAGTATTAGGGAATAGTGAATTGCTAGAAAAATATTTTGAATTTATGAACCTAAAAGATGTTAAACCAGTTGGAACATTGCCTGTCGAAAAAAGAGTTGATAATGAATATGAACTAGAAGTAAGAGACGTTTCGTTCAAATATCCAGGAACGAAGGAGTACGCGCTGAAAAATGTGAGCCTTAAGTTGTCGATTGGAAAGAAAGTCGCCATTGTTGGAATGAATGGAAGTGGAAAGACGACTTTAATTAAGTTGCTTTCTAGATTATATGACCCCACAGAAGGGCAGATACTGTTAAATGGCATCGATATAAAAAAATACAATTATGATGAATATTTAGATCTTTTTTCGGTTGTCTTTCAGGATTTTTCTCTTTTCTCTTTCGACCTTGCTCAGAATGTTGCGGCAAGTACAGAGTACAATGAAAAGAATATACATGTCGCGCTTGAACAGGCAGGTTTCTCTGAGCGTTATGACAAATTTAAGAAGGGACTTAAAACTTCCTTATATCAAGATTTTGATAAAGAAGGTGTAGAAATTTCAGGTGGAGAAGCACAGAAAATCGCAATGGCAAGAGCTCTATATAAAGATGCACCTATTATCATCCTTGATGAACCAACAGCAGCACTAGATCCGATTTCTGAATTCAAGATATACGCCAATTTTAATGAAATCGTCGGGAACAAAACAGCTATTTATATTTCTCATAGGCTCTCTAGTTGTCGTTTCTGCGATGAAATTATTGTATTTGATAATGGAGAAATGATTCAAAGAGGCGCTCATGACCACCTTGTAAAAGATTTAAATGGAAAATACTACGAGCTCTGGAACGCTCAAGCACAATATTACGCTGAAGAAGAAGTTGAAGAATGGATACTAACCTAA
- a CDS encoding ABC transporter ATP-binding protein has protein sequence MTENNSKQSTIQNIGYLLKRIASYDKKLIMYMIVAGIAEMILPLATLGLTAVLLDTFSRGQSLPYLLSRFAILLVVILGSTVLSKCFINLLNNKGNDFRVSLFIELGTKLTKVDYSLFDGSKGQETINKGLDSVMNPYYGIQRFFMVGESFVKNVLGLILYGTILGSIHFAFVIVILISSIANFLYGLYVNIKEDQYKEKLAPLNQKLRYFNDKSTEFKATKDMRLYKMSHWFGHVFKVVIEEKQLNLFKLDRIKFSGDIISAIGSLIVDLSAYIYLINLLSDGQIGIAEFTIYFGSIATLSQWVNGVFRSAVEFHKVGLAVEDFNRLMHIKSKLNHGEGLDSSTEIGKQLSIEFRNLFYRYSEADEDTFKNFNLKIASGEKVALVGINGAGKTTLVKLLSGLYLPDQGEIWINDRKMTDYEIEEYYRLFSVVFQDYFELPLTLEETILQGQTKDPRRLEEVMRLSGMDQVIQGLKDKEKSKLVKRIHEDAVDLSGGQKQKLQLAKALYKDGPILILDEPTAALDPIAENEIYKQYEALSNGKTSIFISHRLSSTRFCDRILFMENGEIVEEGSHSQLMKQRGKYFEMFETQSHYYKKKVGEVSHEAI, from the coding sequence ATGACAGAAAATAACAGCAAACAGTCTACTATTCAAAATATTGGATACTTACTTAAGCGCATAGCGAGCTATGATAAAAAACTGATTATGTACATGATTGTTGCAGGTATCGCAGAAATGATTTTACCCTTAGCGACATTAGGACTAACGGCTGTATTGCTTGATACATTTAGCCGCGGGCAAAGCTTACCATATTTACTAAGTAGATTTGCAATACTATTAGTCGTTATTTTAGGGAGCACCGTTCTATCAAAATGCTTTATCAATCTATTAAATAACAAAGGGAACGATTTCAGAGTCTCACTATTTATTGAATTGGGTACGAAGCTGACGAAAGTAGATTATAGTTTGTTTGATGGGAGCAAAGGACAAGAAACGATTAATAAAGGGTTAGATTCAGTAATGAATCCATATTACGGCATCCAGCGTTTCTTTATGGTAGGAGAATCATTCGTGAAAAACGTTTTGGGGTTGATTCTATATGGAACAATTTTAGGAAGTATTCATTTCGCATTTGTTATCGTTATACTAATTTCCTCAATCGCGAATTTTTTATACGGATTATATGTGAACATAAAAGAAGATCAATACAAAGAAAAACTTGCACCATTAAATCAGAAATTACGCTATTTTAATGATAAATCGACCGAGTTCAAAGCGACAAAAGATATGCGCTTATACAAAATGAGTCACTGGTTCGGTCATGTATTTAAAGTCGTTATAGAGGAAAAACAACTAAACTTGTTCAAACTAGATAGAATAAAGTTCAGTGGGGATATTATAAGTGCAATAGGCAGTCTAATCGTGGACTTGAGTGCATATATTTATCTTATTAATTTGCTAAGCGATGGACAGATTGGGATAGCGGAATTCACGATTTATTTTGGATCCATTGCTACTTTATCTCAATGGGTCAATGGGGTATTCAGAAGTGCTGTTGAGTTCCATAAAGTAGGATTAGCTGTAGAGGACTTCAATCGTTTAATGCATATCAAAAGTAAACTAAATCATGGGGAAGGATTAGATAGTTCAACTGAAATCGGTAAACAGTTATCGATAGAGTTTCGAAACCTATTTTATCGTTACTCGGAAGCAGACGAAGATACCTTTAAAAATTTCAACCTAAAAATTGCCTCTGGAGAAAAGGTAGCATTAGTAGGCATTAATGGAGCAGGAAAAACAACATTAGTTAAATTGTTAAGTGGTCTTTACTTGCCAGACCAAGGAGAGATCTGGATTAATGATCGTAAAATGACTGATTATGAAATTGAAGAATACTATCGCTTGTTTTCAGTTGTTTTCCAGGATTATTTTGAATTGCCATTAACATTGGAGGAAACAATCTTACAAGGTCAGACAAAGGATCCAAGAAGATTAGAAGAAGTTATGCGCCTCAGCGGAATGGATCAAGTCATTCAGGGACTAAAAGACAAAGAGAAGTCTAAACTTGTTAAAAGAATTCACGAAGATGCAGTCGATCTTTCAGGTGGACAAAAGCAAAAGCTTCAACTAGCAAAGGCATTGTACAAAGATGGGCCAATACTGATACTAGATGAGCCAACGGCGGCACTAGATCCAATAGCAGAAAACGAAATTTATAAACAATACGAAGCATTATCAAATGGGAAAACTTCTATTTTTATTTCCCATCGACTGTCTTCCACTCGTTTTTGCGACAGAATTCTATTTATGGAAAATGGGGAGATTGTTGAAGAAGGTTCTCATAGTCAGCTGATGAAGCAAAGAGGTAAGTATTTTGAAATGTTTGAAACACAAAGCCACTATTACAAAAAGAAGGTAGGGGAAGTCAGTCATGAAGCGATATAA
- a CDS encoding sensor histidine kinase, translated as MGSIVLLTVITYSIRYVVRNYYEKKIVETNAAIIHSHVEEVESIYRQMRGWRHDYKNHIQAMKAYLEMNQIDQIKGYLNELDEDLMSVDTLIKSGNVTVDAVLNSKLTLAQSKEIVLNAKAQVPKSIQILDVDLGVVLGNLLNNAVEGCLTVDNPQDRFIRVYIQVMKEQLYISVTNSMNRQVRKIGKQYITTKSGKDHGFGLLRIDNTVEKYGGYINRQSEEGVFATEVMLPL; from the coding sequence TTGGGTAGTATAGTACTGTTGACCGTAATCACTTATAGTATTCGTTATGTTGTACGAAACTATTACGAAAAGAAAATTGTTGAAACGAACGCAGCTATCATTCATTCGCACGTCGAAGAGGTTGAAAGTATTTATAGACAGATGCGAGGCTGGCGACATGACTACAAAAATCATATTCAGGCAATGAAAGCTTATCTTGAAATGAACCAAATTGACCAGATTAAAGGGTACTTAAACGAGTTAGATGAAGACCTAATGTCGGTCGATACTTTGATCAAGTCTGGAAATGTCACTGTTGATGCTGTCTTGAACAGTAAACTAACACTTGCACAGTCCAAAGAAATTGTATTGAATGCGAAAGCTCAAGTACCTAAGTCAATTCAAATATTAGATGTTGATTTAGGGGTTGTTTTAGGAAATTTACTGAACAACGCCGTAGAAGGGTGTCTAACAGTTGATAATCCACAAGACCGATTTATCCGAGTGTATATTCAAGTCATGAAAGAACAACTATATATCAGTGTGACCAATTCGATGAACAGACAAGTCAGAAAAATTGGCAAACAGTATATCACAACTAAATCCGGTAAAGATCACGGATTTGGATTACTTAGAATTGATAATACAGTCGAAAAATACGGTGGATATATTAACCGTCAGTCAGAAGAAGGCGTGTTTGCAACGGAAGTGATGCTTCCGTTGTAA